One Rhododendron vialii isolate Sample 1 chromosome 2a, ASM3025357v1 genomic region harbors:
- the LOC131316317 gene encoding uncharacterized protein LOC131316317: MGTITTLINATRTDIQIWEYLVVDPTVDTGDIHNGEIRLSAGGAGATKRVYGRSYLHTDGQVSLLKICCEGQVSLLKICCDGTNAQTRPLIANDFIASRTITITQDPVNSQFVATKERRYIGN; this comes from the exons ATGGGAACGATAACTACACTGATCAACGCTACAAGAACGGATATCCAGATCTGGGAGTATCTTGTAGTAGATCCAACTGTGGATACAGGCGATATCCACAACGGAGAGATTCGTCTGAGCGCTGGTGGCGCTGGTGCAACCAAAAGAGTGTACGGGAGGAGTTATCTCCATACCGATGGCCAAGTTTCACTCCTGAAGATTTGCTGTGAAGGCCAAGTTTCACTTCTGAAGATTTGCTGTGATGGAACCAATGCGCAAACAAGACCGTTAATTGCAAATGATTTCATTGCTTCCCGAACGATAACTATCACGCAAGACCCTGTCAATTCTCAATTTGTTGCCACAAAAGAACGACGATAtatag GAAATTAA